CCATGACAGTAAATGTAACAATAAAGAGACaaaatgtacatatatttaataaattgacagttatttaataaataaatatgctggtaattactgtggtataagaggaattaGAACATTCTGGTAATGGAAAATAAGTACTTCAGTGTACAATAACTAATGGCCAACTGCTTTATATATAAACGTTTTCATTCTTACCTACATAGTATTCTAAACACCATacttacacaaatacatactgatacatgtattaaaaatacatgagtattaattttaaaaatgaaatacaatttactgtatttattggTTGTATTGAATTTGCCTTTGTTTCTATTatattgcattttaaaatgcagAAAACAGTTTAAAAGATGGTATTATGAATACTGACATTCATGTAGATTTTACAGAATTCGTTAGCACGAGAACTTCTCTAAAGGTTATAATCattcattataatttataattatattataaagccTGAGGCCGAGGCATTACATCTCGCGCCAGGCTTTAGCTTAGCGGCTATTGGAAAGGCATCATCTACGCTGGCAGTTAACAAGGCATGGAGCGCCTCCTTGTTACTGCTTATTGGCTCTTTGAataaaatgagtttcctctggcGCACCTTCTATTAGCTGTGCTGTTTTGTCCCTTTTGGTCTCCCATTTTCATTGAATGAGTTTTGATGCCTCTTTGCTATGGTAGTTAATTATCTACACCTGATGTTTGTTATCCTGTCTGTTTAAACTCTGTCTTTCCCTTTGTATTGCATATGGGGTGGTGGGATATTTTATTACAGCTCTAAATTGTTAATCCTAAgtggtgtattattattattattattattattattattattattattattattattattattattattattattattattattattattattattattattattattattattatacccaCTATTATTATATGTACCCAGTTAGCTACAGTTTGAGAATAGGAAGTGGGATACTGAGGTGATGACCAATGAAGTTTACTGTGACAAGAGGAAACAAAGGGGTAGATTtgtttttgcttatttgtttgtttgtttgtttatttttttactagctgttaagttattttattcttttattttatgtctATTAACAATGTCAATATGGTAAGATTGCATAACCATAGATAATAAAGGAACGCTTACTACTATCTGATTTCtgcccaaataaataaacatgctgtGTTTATCACTTTTTGTTCAAATCATTCACTAAGTTTAGCAATTCGGGCAAAAGGACTCAGTGACCAAAGCTTTGAAACAGGTTTTGGAAAGCAATGCTGACAGTCCAAATATACTATTTTTATTCCTAAAAAATTTGAGTCTGGGTTATCATGTCATTTTATGTTCACACTGTGTTTTGTCTACAGCTGTGGATTGTAACTCTGATTAATTCCCCTAGTTAACATGCACTTTAACTAACAAATAACCAATTTTTGGACATTGCTGTGGATTGCTCAACTCACCATTGGAGAGCTTTTTTGCTTCTGATGAGGCTGGATGAAGTTTTGGTACAACTGCATCCCAAACTGCACACATTACAATACATAGAAGCGTTTTAGTATGATGTTCTGAACCACTGAGCAGGAAGTGACTGCAGGACATTAGGACACACTACTTTGAGTAAATCCTCCTTTCAAATGGCTCAGAATATTATTTTAGACATGCTCCATGAAGACTATGTctgtcatttaaacaaaaaaaactttgagaatgagataaagggagagaggaaagaaaacaaatgccAAAGAATGATGAAGAAAGTTTTCACCTTGAAGAGGCGCATAGCTGTGATCCAGCAGGTTCTGGTCTGCTCAACATCTGCACATAGCAGTTTGAAGTCCCGAGCTGAGCTTGACTTACTCGGCTGCACACCAATTCACACGTAGACATGTTTTCTTTCACATTCATAATCATTTTATGATATCaatcacattttaaaatttctCCATGACTAAAATCATGTCTGGCTTCTTATAACATAAACTGATGAAGGCAGATAAGATGCCAAAGACAGTGTTTGATTATGGCTTTATATAACACCCATTAAACAATGAGGCACAGACAAATGGGACACTTAATTAgggttattatattataaagctAACTATGCACAGATGGTATGTGCAATATAATTCAACATCAACATTGCACAATCAAATATGTGAAACTTGAATGTCTTTGTGGATTTAACTGGGTGTGTTGTAAAGAAATGTTTGCAAATACCTTTATACAGAATCCGTAGTCTGTGGGAGCTCCGTGTGTTTTTCTGGCTGATAATAAAGTGTAGACATCACTGTCACAAAACTCTGCAACAAACTGCAGATGTCTGGGTTCCTTGCACATgataaagaaacacaaagagatACCTCTCTCAACATATCAGTTGATTTATAaggcaataaaaaatgtgtgcgATGGTGATTATTTGAAGATAATGAGGAGTGAGGGTGCCCTAAATTCCTTCAGTTCCAATACTAAGCCTGCCATAGCAGTAGGATGAATGTAAACATGTAAGCTATGTCCAGCATCCAGCACATTGCCTAGCTAGTGTGTGTAAATTGGGGAGAGCttagaggcaaaaaaaaatgcagcaaagaGTGAAGCAAGAAGCTAAGAATTTACTAAAGTATCATATAAGAGGATGTAAACAAATATCACAGCAGAAAGTAAATGTGACTAAattgtgaaatgtaaaaaaagtgaAGCATAATAtcagtttaaacaaaaacaccaaCGCTGAAGTCGAGCTTTTGTAGCACAGGAAGCAGAGCCGAGGCTGTTGTGGTTTAACATTGTGATTCTAAGACATTACAGTGAAAAAGCTGAGTGAGCAGCAACAGGGTTTAATGAGTAGGAGGACATTAAGACTGTGGCTTACGTTGCAGCAGTGGGACTAAAATTACTGAACCAGTTAAAATGATGTGGATTTAGTTTGAGGGTTTATCTAAGCTCAATTGGATTAAGCATTCAGTGTTTGGAAACACTCTTAAGGACTTTGCAATGTTATGATTAAAATCAAGGGTAAAACTTGCATGATGTAAGACACTCATATGGCATTCCATTCTGTTTTAAATGGGGCTACTTTCTCAATTACAACCACCTTGTAATACGTACAAGAGAAGATAGAAGCATACATGTTGCAATGCCAGCAGCTTTATCTTAACAAAAGTGAAAGGCAGCCAAGTAAaagagaataagagaaagaaaaaagaaagaaagaaagaaagaaagaaagactttcCCAAGCAAAGCAACACAAAGCAAGCCTTTGTCTTATTTTGTCTATGTGCTACACTATTCTAATTTCCCAACAGCCaacacaaaagagaaagagaatgacagCCCTatggacagaaaaagagaaaggaacacTACAcaggctaaataaataaataaataaataacagctttATAATATGTGTAGCAggtatatgtttaaaaatgcaATCAAATTTGAAGATGTGGAGTAGACGCAGAGCGTCTTTGTGCACCCGGGCGGTATTAGTTAGTAGAGAGCGGGCTCCTCTTACATGCCTAACAACAACTCTTTGttgtaaaaaaggaaaaaatggaCGGAGGGCAGCACTGGTTGGCATGGTACATAGCAGGTATAAGCATCACCTGTGGTGAGTGGGAAGGGTTCAGACACTGGCACAGCCCCAGGATCTGCCGCACACAATCCTGCCCAACCAGTTCTGGCCAGCCGAGGGCCACAATGCCGTGCTGTTCGATCTAACCGTCACATCTAACAGCAGGACTGCAGGAGATTAGTGCTTGAATGAGGGTGCTTTGAAATGATCTGTAGCAGGCTTATCAAACCAAGCTCTGTCCATCACTTATATTTGTCTCAGACTGGATAAGCTAGGCGTGATTTGAGTAAGTAATGTTACTTGCCTCTAAAGTCTAAGCGGTAAGATCAAGTGGTGCAATGCATGACTAGAACTAAAAGCTGCAGGAATTTAGGTATATACCTTTATAGAGTGGAACATAACCTATACATAGCTATGTATGACAGGGtcatgtgaaagagagagtgattaTTGCACAACATTACATGTCATGCAATGGattactgtgtttttgttttttgtgtgtattaccTTTGATGTGCCCTTATTGGAAAAATACAGCCCAGACCTTCTCAACACAAAATAGAACTTCTTCCAGGACTTCCTGCCTTGCTCTTTTGAGGAGAGAAAGCCGTGGATTTCAGGACATGTGCTGGAGTTGAGAAATGTCTAaaagcacacagacaaaaaTGGCACCAGTCTGTTTCAAAGGACAGTCCTTTACATAAGAGCTCTCAGAATAGTTAAGTGATAAAAACACAAGAGCATACAGTAGATTTTGTCTTCAAATTTCCTGTGTTAACCCATTTAACCTCTAGACTTTCAGTTTGCACTCTGCAATATAACTTTCCTTCTAGTTTCATATAGTTATTGAACAATATATTGGGGATTCCACAATTGAAGTGACAGTTAACCCTTGTTAAAAAGGagctaattaaaaataataataaaaaaaaaaattaaaataatcttaATCTAAAATAACATGAATTTAACTATTTGGTGTTAtgtcttaacacacacacacacacacacacacacacatatatatatgtataaactaGCAGCCTTGCTTATGACTTTATGGCAAGAGGACATTAATAAACTTCTAATAATTCACataagatatatatttttaaatgactttcaATATAAAATTTAGATAACAGTATTGTACTTTAAAAGAGGCCTTATCAGGCACACAACACAGAGATTTTACTTTTCTTCAGGAAAATCAGATAACACAACATCCTACTGAACTCAGACATgtgaaatattccaaatatttcATGTAGTGAATATATTTAGTTAACAGGCTTAAGTGAATGCTGTGAAGCACTAAAATCTACAATGTTTCTTAAGCTGTAATGGATAATTTCTAATGCTATGAAAGACACTTTAGCTATGTTTACTTTATGCAGTATTATAAATGCTATGTCAGTACGGCTCAAGTGATACCCTTCTCGTGCCTTAACAATTTTACCAAATAATAAGCTTTAAGATAAATATCTGAATGATATGTTATGACTTGGTGTTTAAACAGAGATTTGAGGACAATGAGACTGCTGAAAGGTGATACCTGGATAAGCTGTGAGTGGTTCATGAGGCCATTGGCTTCACTTGATATAGACACCATGCTTTCTGGAAAAAAATCCTGTTAACATGAGGAAAACATCAATCACTACTGACAAACACCAGCCATTAAGTTTACTAAAGACTGAAGTAATAACAGACTCTAAAGATATTCATGGTCTGTGCCCTAAAATTTGAGTGACCATTTGAGTCACCTCTATAACTCATCAATTCTCCAGAACCTGCTGGAAAGAAATGATCCTCCCTAACTTATCTGATCAAAGGCAGACGCAAGTCAAACAGAGCTGTAAAAAACCCCATAAACTTTAATGAAGCCCTATAAACAGAACTCTGCTAATAAGACTGGTAATTGAGTTGATTCTCTGTTCGTCCAGAGAAGCACAGACCTCAAAGTCCTGAAGACTGGGACATCGTAGTGagtataaattaattatattttgcaTGGATTATAAattagttaaattaaaaaacttgTGTTTCACTTCTTTTACTCTAGCAATAATTTATACATTATCTAGGCATTACATACtgacttttttcccccaagaacaacacacaggtacacacacacactcgcccatgcacacacacacacaccagaggtTTCTTGAAGAATTCATATTTGGCATAATTCTTCCTGAAATACAGACGGCTGTCTGAGTCCATGCCCCAGTTAGACTGCACTTCCAGGACTGATTCATGGTCTTCTATGATTCTTTCTGAAAGCAATACAAGAAAAGAGAAGTCACCTTGATGATAAAAGGGAAAAGATAAATACAGCTATGTACCTCTGCATTCCTATCtctacacacaaaaaataaaaaaagtaaaaaaaaagtaaatgattcTTATGAGCGCACTGTATTCTAGGAGCGCCATCAGCTAAtatgagtttaaaaaaatcaattattaacaaaagttttacttattattttttatttttattttcttcatcaaTGAGTAATCTTTGATTATAACGATTGCGAGGTTCAGGGAGTCAGGGGAAGCCGACTGCGTCGAGTGTATTGCTTCACTTTATCATTAAACATTATTCAGTTCCTTGAAACCCAAACGAatgtttaatgaatgaatggaaagtGGCTATTTAGAGCAAGCCATCTGGAAGAGTGCGAATGATGATATTCAAGACTAATTAATTCCCATAGCATAACTGCAATCAGGGCTGGTGAGCATCATCAAGATGCACTGGCATCCTTGGTGTTTCTCTGGATATCTGTGATCTCCTGCTGTGTCTTTGCTGATATGTGGACAGTTAAAATCTTCTGCCATTAGCAGTCTGTGGAATCTCCAATCAGCATTTTATACATTCTGGATAAGTTGCATATATGAGTGTACTTGTAGCACTTACAGAAACTATTAAGAGGATAAGGAATAATGTATGATGGAGCTCTTGATCTACTACTAGGGACACATAAATCCCatccatttttttcccttccaaATGAGACCAAATGAGTTTAAGCaatcataatattttttaaccaaaatgtTACATAGAGgagaaaagtacaaaataaatacactatgcaagatttaatatttattattaaatatttacattttttaatattattaacccTGTAAACTTTTAACTCTGTTAAATATCGTCTTAAAACCCTGGgcattaaaaaagttaaaagataaaataagagccatgaaataataaataacaatgcaataaatgttataaataaataaatcaatcaatttgGTTATGGATCATAAGTAACCCTccatatcattattattaaactaatttgatttaattgtttgattttaattaacacattttcTATTGGAGTCTAGAGCTATTGGATCCTACACTTAAATTAAGCCCTAAATTTCACTTCCACATTTAAGCATTTACTGTAAACTCATCATTATAAAGAACTTTGTACTGACTGACCCTTCCCTCAAACTGAAGATGTGAAGCCTACACGCAATAGAATAACAGAATAACAGTGTCATTGGTTTTTGTAATCCATCTGCATGGATTTATTTTGGccattcttttaaaaattattgttctttacattttctcttcagAGAGAAATTGAGGAAAATATTGTCTCACTGGCTAAAATATTCCAGGCAAGCGGTATTGCTGAGACTGACACAATAGACACACCAGGAAATGTACTCGGCAATGAATTTTTCCAAGTGTGCATCATGTAAAGGAGTCCCACTGTTTACATAAATCATTTTCCAATTATTGTCCACCACTAATAGAAATATCATACATCAGAAATTGAATAATGAATTAAACCTAACTTTAAAATCAAACTCCTCTGGGCAAAAGCCTGTCAGCCACAACGGGGCTTATTATGGCACTAATCATACATTTATGGAACAGATTACATTTAACTGTGGCAGCAGGTCTTAAGAGTCAATGATTTAAACAGATAGTTTGAATCAAAGCACTCAGTCAGgcgtgtttattatatatagatagatatataaagATAGTTAAGAATCAGTGACTTCTATATAAACAGGCCCAGGGTAGAAGAAATCTGTAATGATTATGAAGCAGCAAAACTGATACATGCATAATGGGAAtgcataaagaaataaataagactgAATAAGAGGATGGAAGGAACAGATGGTTGAATTATGCAATGGAGTGAAGAATTGTGTTGAGGAATATTCCTGTGTGGAAGGTAGCCTACACCAGCGGGAGTCATTGCCAGTGATATTAACCACTTCCTGCCCATTGGAGCTAAACCTTACTTATGTTTGAAAGAAAGATAACACTTAGAAAGCCGTCTTCATAGATTATTCCTTTATTATTCCTTCTCAAATCTAATCCCACCACTCATATATTCTCATCATTTAGGTAGTTCATGGTTACTCTAGCCAGACCTTCTGATAACATCAGATTGTTCAATTATTCCTAGTGCTGTAAACATGACTTTAGCTTTCCCTCCACAGGATTCACAGTAATACTTATTTCCCTTCTTCTACTCTTCCCTCTATGCTGTCACCTCAGTATTGGCCAAATATGAACCTGAGAGCTCTGATATTCCCTTTCACTGAGTCAGACGTTTCTGCTTGTAAATACTGAAGCAAGAGCACACATTTGCGCTCCCAACTCCTCCTGGCTCCACCACTCCCTCTATAATCAACCATTACTGAACTTCACTTCAGTTTGTGACCGCAAAAATGTAAACCATGTACAAATggacagagctttttcttaTCCATTTAACTCAAAATCCATGTTCTATGATGAACTGGCATAGCAatcagggtgtattcccacctcatgcCCAATACAATTGGAAACTTAGGGCATCAAAGCTCTCCAGCTGTACTTAAGATAAGCTCTGAAGGTTCAACTTTAGAGGATAATGCTGTAGCTCCAGACCAAGTTCTAGGAGTCTGTTTCAACCAATATGTACTCTTAAATATCCAGTCAATTCTTGTGTCCTTGAAAattttattgtgtttctgaTTAACATTAAAAGTGTTGAATCTTTCTTCCCCGAAGCAAATACATTCACCCCAATTTTTCCTGCGATGGGTTTTTACACCCCATTAGCTTCTTGTCTTATTCGTGTTCTCCACGACTCCTACACTCCTTACTTACATCCTCATTAAGGAGGGATCAGCCTTCTAGCACAAAGCAAAAGCTATTCAGTACTGCAGCCAAAGTTCTTTTGCCTTTCTACATTTTGCTACTCAAACCACAATCGATTAATTGAAGCTAAGGTCTGCACTCTCAGACACTACATTAAACCTTTGGTGTCTGCTTCAGACTCAGAAAGCATTAACCCCATAAAGCCTGTTTATCCTGCTGCCTGCCACACAAAGGGGGATTTTATAGGAGGTTTTCTGCTTGGGCAAGTTTTCTCACAGATGCATCTTTAGTCTTGCAGTCTGAGAAGAGTCTGAAAACAGTCTGAGAACGGTGCTTTCCCACTGTCTGGTAAGCAATGATTACTGTCTGACATCTTAGAGATTATTAGCAAGGgagcaaaaattgcataaaATGACCTAATTTTGTCAAATGTTTAGACAGAATCTCAAGACAGATCTCTTACTGGAATGCCATCTGTAAATTAGTATGATTTGATGAACCAGTGCTCACACATGGATTAACATTTAGGTCCTGCAATGTAAGTGGCTTTCGAATAGTACTGTAGTTACCCCAAGAGCTGCTCTCAAGATTCAAGACCTTGATATAACTTATGATATAACACTGTAACTCTGATGATGCATAATTGCAAAAATAGCATGATGTAATAAACAAGGATTCAGAACAAAATGACCACTGATAGTGTCTTGTTCAAGACTAGATAAGATctgtgtccaaaaaaaaaagcacttggaATTCCCTAGCATGTGACTAAATTGCAGGATTTAGAGCTAGACCACAAAGAGGCTGTATTTCTTGTAGCAGGTTCTGTTACATTACAGCTATAGCCAAGGGGTGATGGCGCACGAAAGCTAGAATAACAAGACTCATAAAACAAAGCATGAAACAGTGATACCATTATGCTCCATTAAAGCTAAATTAGTTTCGGGCATTATGGGTACACAGATGGATGCACTTACCAATACCCAGATGAGCAAGGTGCTCAATCAACGTCCAGCTGTGGTCATCGATGCAGTGGTTCTTCAGAATGAACAGCTGGCAGATATCCCGGGCAGTGATGTCACTGGGGACCTCCACAGCTCGACTGCTGTTGTCCTCACTGTATACTTTGATCACCTTCCACACAGGAACCCATTCATTAGCCAGTGAAAAACTTTTCAGAGTCATTTTGCAGTGACTGCGAAATGATATGAAATTTGATATTTATGACTACTGATCAAGATAAGGTGTCAAAAATGACAGAACAAACATATAAACCTAATACTCAAGTATGTGCCTTTTGTGCAAGGGCAGAGAATCATGTCATTAATGGAGCTCATTTGATACCGCAAGCTACCTCACACCTCACGCCCTCCACACTCAACACTCCATTCATTTCGAATGACAGTGAAGCAGTGAGAACCAGGCCAGCAAACTGGGAGCAGATCATGAATGTTCCCTTTCACTTGCTTCACAGTTCCTAGTCTCGCACTCTCCAAAAGGAACAGCAGAACAAGCAGTGCGTATTATCGCCAAATCGGAGTCCCTTCGGGTCCAGATTAAGTTTAGAACAGCTATCAATGATAGCTCGATTTATCCCTTACAGAAAGAGAGGAGTGTTTTAGCCTCTTCTGCAAGGCatcaaccacaaacacacacatgcatgcactaaaacaaatcagaaaatatGTATCTTAGCATAACTTACCCCCGTATTGGATGGCAAGCAGAGCTGTGATTTGGGGCTAGCTCTGCAGTTTAGGTAAGGCTGAGTACACAGCATTGTAGGAGCAGGATTTTAGGTGAAACATAGAAACATGCATGTACTGAGGGAGCAGCAGCTCTCTCCCTCTATTttttctctcgctgtctctcttgttctcctcctcctctgtctcTTACACTATCCTCTCTGCCTTTTCTCAGACGttctccttcctctctctgtgtctgtctttctctgcaGCTGAACTGAAATGAGGTAATTAGGAGAACAGTCTCGGAGCTCCAGTACTTCCGGCCTCTCCTGCTGTATGTCACCCAATCTCTGCCCAATCACCTGCCATCTCTCACTAACTGCAGCCTCCAcgggtaagccctgcccactcCATACCGGACAAGCTCCGCCCACTCCTTACCACCACCAGAGACAGGGGAGTAGAGGAGGATAGTGCAGAGAGACAGGAGCTGGGGAAAAGGAGGTGGAGTGGAGAAGGGGTAGAAAAAGTCACAAGGCTCGCTTCACCTAGCTTTTCCCATGGCCAAGATCAACTCCATCTCTTGCCCTGTCTATAATGCTCAGCATGAGAGCTGCAGACATTATGACTAGTTACTTAAGTGTTTACTTTAGATCAACTctgtgtaaagttaaaaaaaaaatggtggtcAGAGTAAGATGGGGGAAGGGAAGTAAAGGAAGGAGAGGGGTAAAGAGACATGAGATGAAATGTGAGGAGAGGAAGTTTGGGggaggggagagggggagagagagagagagagagagagagagagagagagagagagagagagagagagagagagagagagagagagagactgttgtCCTTGTGTTAGGTTGTCCGATCAAGGctcagtttattatttatgctcATAGTAATTTCAGGTGAAAATGAACAGGTCAAACACAATTCCTGCTATGTAATGAACACCCAGATGTGCTACTGTTGTTGCtctaatattcataatattcagCAGTGGTAAACCTAACCTAAGGCCAAAACATTACAAATGCTTTCCAGTCGTGATTTCCAAACATGTCTGAATCAGTAGGCTCCAAATAATATTACCTAAAGATATAATGCCATCAGGAGAACTTTTGAAAGGAGTGAAATTTCCATACACATTATGAGAAAAAGTATAATGAGAAATAGCAGATCATTTTGCCTATATTCACATCACCTAAACTTActaagatgtcattttttaGCGCAATACAACAACAGAGGCGCCAATACAGCAAGACACACGTATACAGTAAGGTTGTGCACAAATGTCTTAAGATCTTATTTCTGACAGATTGGGTCACAGTGCATTAGGTCTGATGTCCGATCTCCATTGATTGTAAGAATTTTATTCCCTCCAGACTTACAGaccaattaaatgtaaaaagcatTAATATTGAAAGTATTTTTGTTCAAGCAATGATATTAGTATT
The genomic region above belongs to Tachysurus vachellii isolate PV-2020 chromosome 8, HZAU_Pvac_v1, whole genome shotgun sequence and contains:
- the grb14 gene encoding growth factor receptor-bound protein 14 isoform X3; this encodes MNFQARRVTLPAITPLCLQKRVIKVYSEDNSSRAVEVPSDITARDICQLFILKNHCIDDHSWTLIEHLAHLGIERIIEDHESVLEVQSNWGMDSDSRLYFRKNYAKYEFFKKPLDFFPESMVSISSEANGLMNHSQLIQTFLNSSTCPEIHGFLSSKEQGRKSWKKFYFVLRRSGLYFSNKGTSKEPRHLQFVAEFCDSDVYTLLSARKTHGAPTDYGFCIKPSKSSSARDFKLLCADVEQTRTCWITAMRLFKFGMQLYQNFIQPHQKQKSSPMRSISENSLVAMDFSGQRSRVIDNPSEALSVAVEEGLSWRRKSCHRLSHGSCSPSQSSLSNIAIHMAQPWFHSKLSRDEAHKLITQHGLIDGVFLLRDSQSNPKTFVLSLCHAQRIRHFQIVPVEDDGELFYSLDDGNTRFSDLLQLVEFYQLNRGVLPCKLKHHCARTTL
- the grb14 gene encoding growth factor receptor-bound protein 14 isoform X2, which gives rise to MLCTQPYLNCRASPKSQLCLPSNTGVIKVYSEDNSSRAVEVPSDITARDICQLFILKNHCIDDHSWTLIEHLAHLGIERIIEDHESVLEVQSNWGMDSDSRLYFRKNYAKYEFFKKPLDFFPESMVSISSEANGLMNHSQLIQTFLNSSTCPEIHGFLSSKEQGRKSWKKFYFVLRRSGLYFSNKGTSKEPRHLQFVAEFCDSDVYTLLSARKTHGAPTDYGFCIKPSKSSSARDFKLLCADVEQTRTCWITAMRLFKFGMQLYQNFIQPHQKQKSSPMRSISENSLVAMDFSGQRSRVIDNPSEALSVAVEEGLSWRRKSCHRLSHGSCSPSQSSLSNIAIHMAQPWFHSKLSRDEAHKLITQHGLIDGVFLLRDSQSNPKTFVLSLCHAQRIRHFQIVPVEDDGELFYSLDDGNTRFSDLLQLVEFYQLNRGVLPCKLKHHCARTTL